The following coding sequences are from one Ruminococcus flavefaciens AE3010 window:
- a CDS encoding type 1 glutamine amidotransferase: MKTIKILHMYADMLDLYGDSGNMEVMSFRCKKRGIDCQIDKYSIDSEMPDFSSYDLIYIGGGADLEQQHISADLLKCRDGIVKAYKNGTFLFLICGGYQLMGKYYRDADGNDIKGLGLFDYFTVAPNSRRKRCIGNIVIETNITGKPVKVVGFENHGGQTQGVKTPFGKVLYGNGNCSKSEAEGYCEKNVIATYLHGPCLSKNPEISDYMIEYCINRGESEYIALEALDDTLEKECRQVMLDRLLKK, translated from the coding sequence ATGAAAACTATAAAGATTCTTCATATGTATGCCGATATGCTTGACCTTTACGGCGACAGCGGTAATATGGAGGTAATGTCCTTTCGCTGCAAAAAGCGGGGTATCGACTGTCAGATAGACAAGTATTCAATAGACTCGGAAATGCCTGATTTCAGCTCCTACGACCTCATATATATCGGCGGAGGAGCCGACCTTGAACAGCAGCATATCTCAGCAGACCTGCTGAAATGCAGGGACGGTATTGTAAAGGCATACAAGAACGGCACATTTCTGTTCCTTATCTGCGGCGGCTATCAGCTCATGGGAAAGTACTACCGTGATGCGGACGGCAACGACATAAAGGGACTTGGACTTTTCGACTACTTCACAGTAGCTCCCAACAGCCGCAGAAAGCGCTGTATAGGCAATATCGTTATCGAGACAAATATCACGGGCAAGCCTGTTAAAGTCGTTGGCTTTGAAAACCACGGCGGTCAGACTCAGGGCGTAAAAACTCCTTTCGGCAAGGTACTTTACGGAAACGGAAACTGCTCCAAGAGCGAGGCTGAGGGCTACTGCGAAAAGAACGTGATAGCAACTTATCTCCACGGTCCATGCCTCTCGAAGAATCCCGAGATATCGGACTACATGATAGAGTACTGCATAAACAGGGGAGAGAGCGAATATATCGCTCTTGAAGCACTTGATGATACTCTCGAAAAGGAATGCAGACAGGTCATGCTTGACAGACTGCTTAAAAAATGA
- a CDS encoding DUF4011 domain-containing protein, with translation MENKITFSGNMTAQINFAMQQNYVPVFRNMVMTNNTDEELTSVRLRIRFEPEFAKTFESVPVDLKPSQPVEISPINIIMLADYLFSLTEKLVGSVTIEALQGEDVIAEETRSIELLAYDQWSGINFMPETVAAFVSPNHPKVQEIVAAAGKYLQKWCGDPSFTGYQSKNPNIVKQQMGAIYAALQEQNIAYAMPPASFEQAQRIRMPDAVPESKQGTCLDLAVLYCSCLEAAGLNPMIIMRQGHAFAGCWLENETFSDCLQYDMSAVTKRAAHGIDAISLVECTDFTAGKNTDFDSAEKHAASALDDESKFYFAIDISRTRSSGIRPVPSRVYEDGTFKAVDYGARKKSEITSAPNEIAQQGIPNAEGREVTKQVMWERKLLDLSLRNSLLNFRATAMSVQLMVSDLGVLEDEISKGEDFKVMPMPNDITLQMSDSKIYEIENDRDLITTISESEFKSHRLRTFMKEADLEKIMKKLHRQAKVSIEENGVNTIYLALGFLKWFETEKSDKARYAPLVLIPIDIIRKVQEKSYIIRMRDEDTQMNITMLEHIRQMFGIDIKGLDPVPEDENGVDLQLIFNTVRQGILSQPRWDIVDYAFIGQFSFNRFIMWNDIRNRADELAKNKVVASLISGKTEWEGDDLYISPLDLDNNVAPTDLVVPLSADSSQLAAVYAASQGKSFVLHGPPGSGKSQTITNMIASALYQGKSVLFVAEKMAALSVVEKRLNKVGLGPFCIELHSNKAQKRAVLNQLEETLNVGRIKKPAEYKAQADKIAEMRKELNGTMEEIYKKRNFGCSMYDAAVRYEKNSSFGGKFTFTNEQLDAMSDTSYSTWRETLESLVAAGREFGDVTTTALGVCELTECTPETRGAMEAKLRELKTALTAAQSDTPQLAAFTGSSDMTFEECKLAAEIMTASAKGEQLLPDIIADSRWNGFKEPAQGLIGIGKELMGVKNDLLSQFEPSVLTYNASDALVRWKTAQGKWFLAKSMGSKKLVKELAAHAKSASTVTKENITQYYDKINQFNALKNQVASAQPELVKYFGTLKLDENTDWNAVESCVARSSELGEKVASSTFSPEIKQKLCESLTTGVNGDTSKVVADYSALESVASQLRSSFGINTDKLITGESWGSDAQQKADAVIESLPQLKEWTGIVTICNRLRELGIGNVADAYMNGEVPNEQLIGAFDCDISKAMVTSTISRNTVLSKFQGTLFEDTIRKFGEVLDNFSTLSIKELAADLSAKIPTPGSSANSSEIGILQKAIKSGGRMMSIRKLFDSIPNLLRRMCPVMLMSPISVAQYIDPSYPKFDLVIFDEASQLPTCEAVGAIARGENVIVVGDPKQLPPTSFFASNQVDEENYEKEDLESVLDDCLALSMPQKHLLWHYRSRHESLIAYSNSKYYENKLYTFPSPDDQVSEVSWVHVEGYYDKSSTRTNKAEAQAVVEEICRRLRDEKLRKLSIGVVTFSLPQQNLIDDLLMDAYRDDPKLEEYANEMYEPILIKNLENVQGDERDVIMFSIGYGPDKDGKVSMNFGPLNRDGGWRRLNVAISRSKCQMIVFSVITPDMIDLSRTRSDGIEGLKGFLEFAAKGRSALPVRAGSKSSNDGFETVVAEELKKLGYDCKCSVGCSDYKIDVAVVNPDKPDSYIMGINCGSEANFHNGTASDRTLSQPSVLRGLGWNVMSVYIIDWLDNKDKVLGKIKAEIDAALERYRDPEAAPKAEEKKKQELVFETEKAESFDESFDEFKSFKIKALGTSESFSEASTAKITKCINDILAAEAPMNMKALAKKTFSCWGISRPGANMKALFDTAFEKSEAKVTKAGENEYVWLSSQIPEEYDKCRTVYKNDEKRDIDDVAPEEIAVGIKEIMSRQVAMSRDDLLREVAHLFGFTRMTATLETSVALGIKAAKNRGWVGFSEDGRVSYTGN, from the coding sequence CAGTGGTCGGGTATAAACTTCATGCCTGAGACAGTGGCAGCCTTTGTGTCGCCAAATCACCCGAAGGTGCAGGAGATAGTTGCCGCGGCAGGAAAGTACCTGCAAAAGTGGTGCGGAGATCCGTCATTTACTGGCTATCAGTCTAAGAACCCCAATATCGTAAAGCAGCAGATGGGCGCAATATATGCTGCCTTACAGGAGCAGAACATCGCATACGCAATGCCTCCTGCAAGCTTTGAACAGGCTCAGCGCATACGTATGCCCGATGCAGTTCCGGAGTCAAAGCAGGGCACCTGCCTTGATCTTGCTGTGCTGTACTGCTCATGCCTTGAAGCCGCAGGTCTCAATCCTATGATCATTATGAGACAGGGACACGCATTTGCGGGCTGCTGGCTTGAAAACGAGACCTTCTCGGACTGTCTGCAATACGATATGTCAGCTGTTACAAAGAGAGCTGCTCACGGTATCGACGCCATAAGCCTTGTGGAGTGCACCGACTTCACAGCAGGCAAGAATACAGATTTTGACAGCGCAGAAAAGCATGCTGCATCAGCACTCGATGATGAGAGCAAATTCTATTTTGCCATAGATATAAGCCGTACACGTTCAAGCGGCATACGTCCCGTACCGTCAAGGGTTTACGAGGACGGCACATTCAAGGCTGTGGACTACGGCGCAAGGAAGAAGTCGGAGATAACCTCAGCTCCCAACGAGATAGCTCAGCAGGGCATACCCAATGCCGAGGGCAGAGAGGTCACCAAGCAGGTGATGTGGGAGAGAAAGCTCCTTGATCTCAGTCTGCGCAACAGCCTGCTGAACTTCCGTGCAACAGCTATGAGCGTTCAGCTCATGGTCAGCGACCTGGGAGTTCTTGAGGACGAGATATCCAAGGGCGAGGACTTCAAGGTAATGCCTATGCCCAACGATATTACCCTCCAGATGTCCGACAGCAAGATATACGAGATCGAAAACGACCGCGACCTTATCACAACTATTTCCGAGTCTGAGTTCAAGAGTCACCGTCTGCGCACCTTTATGAAAGAAGCCGACCTTGAAAAGATAATGAAGAAGCTTCACAGACAGGCAAAGGTGAGCATTGAGGAAAACGGCGTGAACACTATTTATCTGGCACTTGGCTTCCTGAAATGGTTCGAGACCGAAAAGAGCGATAAGGCCCGTTATGCGCCTCTTGTCCTCATTCCTATAGATATTATCCGCAAGGTGCAGGAGAAGTCCTACATTATCCGTATGCGCGACGAGGATACACAGATGAACATCACCATGCTGGAGCATATCCGCCAGATGTTCGGCATTGATATAAAGGGACTTGATCCTGTTCCCGAGGACGAAAACGGTGTTGACCTCCAGCTAATTTTCAATACAGTGCGTCAGGGTATACTCTCTCAGCCTCGCTGGGATATAGTTGACTATGCCTTTATCGGACAGTTCTCATTCAACCGCTTCATCATGTGGAACGATATCCGCAACCGTGCGGACGAGCTTGCAAAGAACAAGGTAGTTGCAAGCCTTATCTCAGGCAAGACCGAGTGGGAGGGGGACGACCTGTACATATCGCCCCTTGACCTTGACAATAACGTTGCTCCCACCGATCTGGTAGTACCGCTGAGTGCCGATTCGTCACAGCTTGCGGCGGTATATGCGGCTTCACAGGGCAAGAGCTTCGTGCTTCACGGACCTCCCGGAAGCGGTAAGTCCCAGACTATCACAAATATGATAGCAAGTGCTCTGTATCAGGGCAAATCGGTGCTGTTCGTTGCCGAGAAAATGGCAGCTCTCTCCGTTGTTGAAAAGCGTCTGAACAAGGTCGGTCTCGGACCGTTCTGCATAGAGCTACATTCCAACAAGGCGCAGAAGCGTGCTGTGCTCAATCAGCTTGAGGAAACTCTCAACGTTGGACGAATCAAGAAGCCTGCGGAGTACAAGGCTCAGGCTGACAAGATAGCGGAAATGCGCAAAGAGCTCAACGGCACTATGGAGGAGATATACAAGAAGCGCAATTTCGGCTGCTCAATGTACGACGCAGCTGTAAGATACGAGAAAAACAGCAGTTTCGGCGGCAAGTTCACATTTACCAATGAGCAGCTTGACGCCATGAGCGATACCTCTTATTCAACATGGCGTGAGACTCTGGAAAGCCTTGTGGCTGCGGGACGTGAGTTCGGCGATGTTACTACCACGGCTCTCGGAGTGTGCGAGCTGACAGAGTGCACTCCCGAGACAAGGGGGGCTATGGAAGCGAAGCTCCGTGAGCTCAAAACAGCACTCACGGCTGCACAGAGCGATACCCCTCAGCTTGCGGCGTTCACAGGCAGCAGTGATATGACATTTGAGGAGTGCAAGCTTGCTGCGGAGATAATGACTGCTTCGGCAAAGGGCGAGCAGCTTCTCCCCGATATTATTGCTGACAGCCGCTGGAACGGCTTCAAGGAGCCTGCACAGGGACTTATCGGCATAGGCAAGGAGCTCATGGGCGTCAAGAACGATCTGCTCTCACAGTTTGAGCCCTCAGTGCTGACATATAATGCTTCCGACGCTCTTGTGCGCTGGAAAACAGCCCAGGGCAAGTGGTTCCTTGCAAAGAGCATGGGCAGCAAGAAGCTTGTTAAGGAGCTTGCAGCTCACGCAAAATCAGCTTCAACTGTAACAAAGGAAAATATCACTCAGTATTACGACAAGATAAATCAATTCAACGCTCTGAAAAATCAGGTGGCGTCTGCACAGCCCGAGCTTGTGAAGTACTTCGGTACTTTGAAGCTTGATGAGAACACCGACTGGAACGCAGTTGAGAGCTGCGTTGCACGTTCATCGGAGCTTGGTGAAAAGGTGGCCTCTTCCACATTCTCCCCCGAAATAAAGCAGAAGCTCTGCGAGAGCCTTACCACAGGCGTAAACGGCGATACCTCAAAGGTAGTCGCAGACTATTCGGCTCTTGAAAGTGTTGCTTCTCAGCTCCGCAGCAGCTTTGGCATAAATACGGACAAGCTCATAACAGGCGAGAGCTGGGGCAGTGACGCTCAGCAGAAAGCCGACGCCGTTATCGAATCACTTCCTCAGCTGAAAGAGTGGACGGGTATCGTCACTATCTGCAACAGGCTAAGGGAACTGGGTATCGGCAATGTTGCCGACGCCTACATGAACGGCGAGGTGCCAAATGAGCAGCTTATAGGCGCATTCGACTGCGATATCAGCAAGGCTATGGTCACAAGCACAATTTCACGAAATACCGTGCTTTCAAAGTTCCAGGGCACTCTCTTTGAGGATACTATCAGAAAATTCGGCGAAGTCCTCGATAACTTCTCCACACTGTCCATCAAGGAGCTTGCAGCCGATCTTTCGGCTAAGATACCAACACCGGGCAGCTCTGCAAACAGCTCTGAGATAGGCATACTGCAAAAGGCTATCAAGTCGGGCGGCAGAATGATGTCCATACGCAAGCTTTTCGACAGCATACCAAATCTGCTCCGCAGAATGTGTCCCGTAATGCTCATGAGCCCTATTTCCGTGGCACAGTATATAGACCCGTCTTACCCTAAGTTCGACCTTGTTATCTTCGATGAGGCTTCACAGCTACCAACCTGTGAGGCTGTTGGAGCTATCGCAAGAGGTGAGAACGTTATCGTCGTAGGTGACCCGAAACAGCTTCCGCCTACAAGCTTCTTTGCTTCAAATCAGGTGGACGAGGAGAACTACGAAAAGGAAGATCTGGAAAGCGTACTTGACGACTGTCTGGCACTTTCAATGCCTCAGAAGCATCTGCTCTGGCATTACCGTTCACGCCATGAGAGCCTTATAGCGTACAGCAACTCCAAGTACTACGAGAACAAGCTCTACACCTTCCCGTCGCCTGACGATCAGGTATCGGAGGTAAGCTGGGTACACGTAGAGGGCTACTATGACAAGAGCTCCACACGTACCAACAAGGCAGAGGCACAGGCTGTAGTTGAAGAGATATGCCGCAGACTGAGAGACGAAAAGCTGAGAAAGCTCAGTATCGGTGTTGTTACGTTCAGTCTGCCCCAGCAGAACCTTATCGATGATCTGCTCATGGACGCCTACCGCGACGATCCTAAGCTTGAAGAATACGCAAACGAGATGTATGAGCCCATACTCATCAAGAACCTTGAAAACGTACAGGGCGATGAGCGTGACGTTATCATGTTCTCGATCGGCTACGGTCCCGACAAGGACGGCAAGGTATCAATGAACTTCGGTCCTCTCAACCGTGACGGCGGCTGGAGACGTCTTAACGTTGCTATTTCACGTTCAAAGTGTCAGATGATAGTATTCTCTGTCATCACTCCCGACATGATAGACCTGTCCCGCACACGCTCCGACGGCATTGAGGGACTCAAGGGCTTCCTTGAATTTGCTGCAAAGGGCAGGAGCGCTCTTCCCGTAAGAGCCGGCTCAAAGAGCAGTAATGACGGCTTTGAGACAGTTGTGGCTGAGGAGCTGAAAAAGCTGGGCTACGACTGCAAGTGCAGCGTGGGCTGCTCCGACTACAAGATAGATGTTGCAGTAGTAAATCCCGACAAGCCTGACAGCTATATCATGGGCATAAACTGCGGCAGCGAGGCCAATTTCCACAACGGTACCGCAAGCGACAGAACTCTTTCTCAGCCAAGCGTGCTGAGAGGTCTGGGCTGGAACGTCATGAGCGTTTATATCATCGACTGGCTCGACAATAAGGACAAGGTACTGGGCAAGATAAAGGCTGAAATAGACGCGGCTTTGGAGCGCTACCGCGATCCTGAAGCAGCTCCCAAGGCTGAGGAAAAGAAGAAGCAGGAGCTGGTATTCGAGACCGAAAAAGCTGAAAGCTTTGACGAGAGCTTCGACGAGTTCAAGTCCTTCAAGATAAAGGCGCTTGGCACTTCCGAGAGCTTCAGCGAAGCAAGCACTGCAAAGATAACCAAGTGCATCAATGATATACTTGCGGCGGAAGCTCCCATGAACATGAAGGCACTTGCGAAAAAGACATTCTCATGCTGGGGCATATCACGTCCGGGAGCTAACATGAAGGCTCTGTTCGATACTGCATTTGAGAAATCGGAAGCAAAGGTAACTAAGGCAGGAGAGAACGAGTACGTATGGCTCAGCTCACAGATACCTGAGGAGTACGACAAGTGCAGGACAGTGTATAAGAACGACGAAAAGCGCGATATCGACGATGTTGCGCCTGAGGAGATAGCAGTCGGCATTAAGGAGATAATGTCACGTCAGGTGGCAATGTCCCGTGATGACCTCCTCCGCGAGGTGGCACATCTCTTCGGATTTACAAGAATGACGGCAACTCTCGAGACCTCCGTCGCTCTTGGTATAAAGGCGGCTAAGAACCGCGGCTGGGTAGGCTTTTCCGAGGACGGAAGAGTGTCCTACACAGGAAACTGA
- a CDS encoding Mur ligase family protein: MKRLLILIGKIIVKLLQLMHRNAGNLPGIILWHLSRQKAVSMFKVDCPIIAVTGTNGKTSVTNCIAQLFERSGKKIIINHEGNNLDTGICSMLLKYCDMSGKVKADMLILETDESHVPVVYSQLKLDTLVVLNFFRDQLDRNGEMETLIQKINGFCKTFEGNLILNGDDPNTARLGRANPNNKNVKYFHAEPYAFATKKIFEASEGRFCPFCGEALEYDYYQYSHIGKFICKKCGFGDYEPYITAKDIDLEKPVFTADGHTYSPKLNSIYNVYNMTAVAAAAKLYSIDQKITDGVINSYTVKNGRMENFMLSGNKATLNLAKNPVGANMTLRVMNEMQGEKELLFVLNDNIADGLDVSWIYDINFSIFERVTRVVTSGTRAYDIAVRIKTAGYDPAKIVVRPDLDKAVEELASTQGRKFIIANYTAVQPTRSALKRYIAKHGGNK, translated from the coding sequence TTGAAAAGACTTTTGATATTAATTGGAAAGATAATAGTTAAGCTTTTGCAGCTTATGCACCGTAATGCGGGAAATCTGCCCGGTATCATACTGTGGCACCTTTCCCGCCAAAAGGCGGTGTCCATGTTCAAGGTGGACTGCCCAATAATAGCTGTTACGGGCACTAACGGAAAGACCTCCGTTACAAACTGTATAGCTCAGCTCTTTGAGCGCAGCGGCAAGAAGATAATCATTAACCACGAGGGCAACAATCTCGATACGGGTATATGCTCCATGCTGCTGAAATACTGTGATATGTCGGGAAAGGTAAAGGCTGACATGCTGATACTGGAGACCGACGAGTCCCACGTACCAGTGGTGTATTCTCAGCTGAAGCTTGATACCCTTGTGGTGCTGAACTTCTTCCGCGACCAGCTTGACAGAAACGGCGAAATGGAAACTCTTATCCAGAAGATAAACGGCTTCTGCAAGACCTTTGAGGGCAATCTTATCCTCAACGGCGACGACCCAAATACAGCACGTCTCGGCAGGGCAAATCCAAATAACAAGAACGTGAAGTACTTCCACGCAGAGCCATACGCTTTTGCCACGAAGAAGATATTCGAGGCTTCCGAGGGACGCTTCTGTCCATTCTGCGGAGAAGCTCTTGAATACGACTACTATCAGTACTCCCACATCGGAAAGTTCATCTGTAAGAAGTGCGGCTTCGGCGACTATGAGCCCTATATCACTGCCAAGGATATCGACCTTGAAAAGCCTGTGTTCACAGCTGACGGGCATACCTATTCACCCAAGCTCAACAGTATCTACAACGTTTACAATATGACGGCTGTTGCGGCAGCAGCGAAGCTCTACAGCATCGACCAGAAGATAACCGACGGAGTTATCAACAGCTATACCGTCAAGAACGGACGCATGGAGAACTTCATGCTCAGCGGCAATAAGGCAACTCTTAATCTTGCCAAGAACCCGGTGGGCGCCAATATGACCCTCCGTGTTATGAACGAGATGCAGGGCGAAAAGGAGCTCCTTTTCGTGCTCAACGACAACATTGCAGACGGACTTGACGTATCGTGGATATACGATATCAATTTCAGCATATTCGAGCGTGTTACGAGAGTTGTGACCTCGGGTACAAGAGCTTATGATATCGCTGTCCGTATAAAGACCGCAGGCTATGACCCTGCCAAGATAGTCGTGCGCCCCGACCTCGACAAGGCTGTTGAGGAGCTGGCAAGCACTCAGGGACGAAAGTTCATCATCGCAAACTATACGGCAGTTCAGCCCACAAGAAGCGCCCTGAAGCGCTATATCGCAAAGCATGGAGGTAACAAATGA
- a CDS encoding zinc ribbon domain-containing protein: protein METKNVILELRNKHEMSQEELAEKVFVTRQAVSRWETGETIPNTETLKLLSQLFDVSINELLGSPRKLVCQCCGMPLESALISREKDGSFNEDYCKWCYADGQYTYHNMDDLIDVCVKHMAGQGFTEEQAREYMKDMLPKLSYWKNHKELEDGGEFERFKKQLIDEFNELNIKGMPKVEKLNALVGAYVNIAYPMPNGSLVKLLDDNGTYLGNQFEVGDDRCIGILANADFLLVSSYGKDGAEPELLLYKKR from the coding sequence ATGGAAACCAAAAATGTAATACTTGAACTGAGAAATAAACACGAAATGTCACAGGAAGAGCTTGCCGAAAAGGTCTTTGTGACCCGTCAGGCTGTTTCGCGCTGGGAAACGGGCGAAACTATCCCCAACACAGAAACACTGAAGCTTCTGTCACAGCTCTTTGATGTTTCTATCAACGAGCTTTTAGGCTCACCGAGAAAGCTTGTATGCCAGTGCTGCGGAATGCCCCTTGAGAGCGCACTGATAAGCAGGGAAAAGGACGGCTCATTCAACGAGGACTACTGCAAATGGTGCTACGCGGACGGTCAGTACACCTATCATAATATGGACGACCTCATTGATGTATGTGTAAAGCACATGGCAGGTCAGGGCTTCACAGAGGAGCAGGCACGCGAATACATGAAGGATATGCTGCCCAAGCTCAGCTACTGGAAGAATCACAAGGAGCTGGAGGACGGCGGTGAGTTTGAGAGGTTCAAAAAGCAGCTCATAGACGAGTTCAACGAGCTGAATATCAAGGGCATGCCAAAGGTGGAAAAGCTTAATGCTCTTGTGGGAGCATATGTAAATATTGCTTACCCCATGCCAAACGGCAGTCTTGTGAAGCTTCTTGACGACAACGGGACTTATCTGGGAAATCAGTTTGAGGTGGGCGATGACCGCTGTATAGGTATACTTGCCAATGCGGACTTTCTGCTGGTATCCTCTTACGGAAAAGACGGCGCAGAGCCTGAATTGCTGCTATATAAAAAGAGATGA